From the Candidatus Saccharimonadaceae bacterium ML1 genome, one window contains:
- a CDS encoding LOG family protein encodes MKYQICVSGAASGETVMASNDLAFMLGAEIARAGKTLLTGATTGLPHAAARGFKSVSNTKGVSVGFSPASSFREHVSTYRLPTVEFDYINFTSMEYVGRDVYLVRSADAVITIGGRMGSLHEFSTALESRKVCGILVGSGGLADYAAQLLKNVEAPGAKDVIYDSDPKRLVARVVEALDKKYADFEHDGTDSQVSAKHNG; translated from the coding sequence ATGAAGTATCAAATTTGCGTATCGGGTGCGGCATCTGGCGAAACTGTGATGGCGTCGAACGATTTAGCGTTTATGCTCGGTGCGGAGATTGCGCGCGCCGGTAAGACATTGCTAACGGGCGCGACAACCGGATTGCCGCATGCTGCTGCGCGCGGGTTCAAGAGCGTTAGTAATACTAAAGGCGTGTCGGTGGGGTTTTCGCCGGCGAGCAGTTTTCGCGAGCATGTATCAACCTACCGGTTGCCGACTGTAGAGTTTGACTATATCAATTTCACCAGCATGGAATATGTCGGGCGCGACGTGTACTTGGTGCGCAGCGCTGATGCAGTGATCACGATCGGCGGGCGCATGGGTAGTTTGCACGAGTTTTCAACGGCGCTTGAAAGCCGCAAAGTGTGTGGTATCTTGGTGGGCAGTGGCGGGTTGGCGGATTATGCGGCGCAGCTGCTTAAAAACGTTGAAGCACCAGGCGCAAAAGATGTAATTTATGACTCCGACCCAAAACGCCTAGTGGCGCGCGTTGTCGAAGCGCTCGACAAAAAATACGCCGACTTCGAGCACGACGGCACCGACTCGCAGGTGAGCGCGAAGCATAATGGGTAG
- a CDS encoding carbohydrate kinase family protein: MVKILAIGKGTQDVFLRSDEFDPHTRGKKVYTEIPLGLKMEVDDVTFSTGGNATNVATTLARQGIETAYMWGLGEDPASQSILHELDREGVDTRHVVQDPHYQSGYSVIMIATNGERTILNHRGNAFGRSGRHNFNLSAIEGYDWIYPTSLGHGGLKLLREIIDAAERYGASVMLNPAGPELAEKDKLIPLLETVDVLITNKEEMQQLVSGKTCEELALHALNYVPVAIVSDGPNGVVATDGKTIVRAGMYEDVPVVDRTGAGDAFASGFLSQWARGKSLKDSIIFASANSTSVVTKIGAKAGILRRGVHLHDMPISEKPIAR; the protein is encoded by the coding sequence TGAAATTCCGCTCGGGCTCAAAATGGAAGTCGACGACGTTACATTTAGTACGGGCGGTAATGCGACGAACGTGGCGACGACGCTAGCGCGCCAGGGGATTGAGACGGCGTATATGTGGGGGCTGGGCGAAGATCCGGCGAGCCAGTCGATTTTGCACGAACTTGACCGCGAGGGCGTTGATACGCGCCATGTCGTGCAAGATCCGCATTATCAGTCAGGCTACTCGGTGATTATGATTGCGACGAACGGCGAGCGTACGATCTTAAATCACCGCGGCAATGCGTTTGGGCGCAGCGGGCGGCATAATTTTAATCTATCGGCAATTGAGGGGTACGACTGGATTTATCCGACGAGTTTAGGCCATGGCGGTTTGAAGTTGCTGCGCGAAATTATTGATGCGGCAGAAAGATATGGTGCGAGCGTGATGCTTAATCCGGCTGGTCCGGAGTTGGCGGAAAAAGACAAATTAATTCCGCTGCTTGAAACGGTTGACGTGCTCATTACAAATAAGGAAGAGATGCAGCAACTGGTGAGCGGTAAGACTTGCGAGGAGCTAGCGCTGCACGCGCTGAATTATGTGCCAGTTGCGATTGTAAGCGATGGTCCGAACGGCGTAGTCGCGACCGACGGTAAAACGATTGTGCGCGCTGGTATGTACGAGGATGTGCCGGTGGTCGATCGGACAGGCGCGGGCGATGCGTTCGCGAGCGGTTTTCTGAGCCAATGGGCGCGCGGTAAAAGTTTGAAAGATTCAATTATTTTCGCGAGTGCAAACAGCACGAGCGTCGTGACAAAAATCGGCGCTAAAGCCGGCATTTTGCGCCGCGGCGTGCATTTGCACGATATGCCAATTAGCGAAAAACCAATTGCAAGATAG